In one Drosophila pseudoobscura strain MV-25-SWS-2005 chromosome X, UCI_Dpse_MV25, whole genome shotgun sequence genomic region, the following are encoded:
- the sdt gene encoding uncharacterized protein sdt isoform X4, producing the protein MQGNSSRSTLSAQSSGTPSASTISSSQGKQQVVELSGYVIILVENVEGKIKLYGSPPDRDNLEVGDEILEVNGLSLENISRTEVIRHIHDCIKSCTICLRVRKKNDSRLAWDIGNSVQDAFVIAVEEHARERLQRLAALNRVTPVDITQLSKKLQQSGKSGTTTSQKPQDLSFLNDSTPIYVTSFTSNQITCCSSTMTTATAGGPISAPMLAPTTATCTMPTPAVEQQAASQGASALVSAAVAAATAADRNANSTTAAALKQQRQKQLPSSACNTATAISAVATSSSTSSATGQIYQASQAQQQQLQQLQQQLAAAAAAGKPLQAKSLLATSLQHLAEEVDNEDLDDDDDDVDGANYCGITYISYNNKHAQLPTTTLPASTTLPAAAATLATTAAIHQQRQQQTHAQTHNRPAPLQLCASDVQFVDAGTSTSPLLAATSIVTAADIALPPSGGHLHGTTTPKTEYSTAISSGQLQQAFAELQLQYSTNNNTSQQHQQHQQQQPQTQTQTHFHQQHLILSNNNNSNNSIASSGITTAAATAATAAATAASVMKNCDLLIANNLYPPRRELLDDVIVHQSSDVHAYNTNVATANSSNNRSQQQQQQLLSAAYEQQQQQLLQQQQQQLQHSPTSSISIGRTELLLGDQSLRQDSSRNRRRSGSSIVVLDGDDLKPCLPDDYISGQHHHLQQQQQHQQHPHQQQQQQQQQQQQQHYRTHSSDIREIDQEMLTMLSVNQDNGPHREMAVDCPDTFIARNKTPPRYPPPRPPQLNGNVKPVPPPRDHLRVEKDGRLVNCSPAPQLPDRRAAGNGNGSSGSHSQQHHLQQLHHQQQQQHLHHQQQQQQIAQIVEPTLEQLDSIKKYQEQLRRRREEEERIAQQNEFLRNSLRGSRKLKALQDSATPGKAIAMAQQQQPAPTGLAAMPLPAGVENEAYLPDEDQAQPQLQPQPEQIDGYGELIAALTRLQSQLSKSGLSTLAGRVSAAHSVLASASVAHVLAARTAVLQRRRPRVSGPLHHNALGLQKDIVELLTQSNTAAAIELGNLLTSHEMEGLLLAHDRIANHTDGTPSPTPTPTPAGGLGSMSGASSPVLAAKRAAMAGGVVVPPPVVPVPSTLAQRGAMPLPRGESPPPPPLPMPMPMAMPMSACFGTLNDQNDNIRIIQIEKSTEPLGATVRNEGEAVVIGRIVRGGAAEKSGLLHEGDEILEVNGQELRGKTVNEVCALLGAMQGTLTFLIVPAGSPPSGGLGGLGLPGSLAGSGGPGSGLGAHRDTAVLHVRAHFDYDPEDDLYIPCRELGISFQKGDVLHVISREDPNWWQAYREGEEDQTLAGLIPSQSFQHQRETMKLAIAEEAGLARSRGKDGASSKGATLLCARKGRKKKKKASSEAGYPLYATTAPDETDPEEILTYEEVALYYPRATHKRPIVLIGPPNIGRHELRQRLMADSERFSAAVPHTSRARREGEVPGVDYHFITRQAFEADILARRFVEHGEYEKAYYGTSLEAIRTVVASGKICVLNLHPQSLKLLRASDLKPYVVLVAPPSLDKLRQKKLRNGEPFKEEELKDIIATARDMEARWGHLFDMIIINNDTERAYHQLLAEINSLEREPQWVPAQWVHNNRDES; encoded by the exons ctgcagcaaaGTGGAAAGAGCGGGACAACGACAAGCCAGAAGCCGCAGGATCTCAGTTTCCTGAACGACTCGACGCCCATCTATGTGACGTCCTTCACCAGCAACCAGATCACGTGCTGCAGCTCCACCATGACAACGGCCACGGCGGGCGGCCCCATCTCCGCCCCAATGCTGGCACCCACCACAGCGACCTGCACGATGCCCACGCCCGCCGTCGAGCAGCAGGCGGCCAGCCAGGGGGCCTCCGCACTGGTAAGTGCCGCTGTGGCAGCGGCCACCGCCGCCGATCGCAATGCCAACAGTACCACCGCAGCGGCCCTcaagcagcagaggcagaagcagctTCCGAGCTCCGCGTGCAACACCGCCACAGCGATCAGCGCCGTCGCGACAAGCAGCTCGACCAGCAGCGCCACCGGACAGATCTACCAGGCGAgccaggcccagcagcagcagctgcagcagctccagcagcagctggcggcggccgccgctgcGGGGAAGCCCCTCCAGGCCAAGTCCCTGCTCGCGACCAGCCTCCAGCATCTGGCCGAGGAGGTGGACAACGAGGAcctcgacgacgacgacgacgacgtggACGGGGCCAACTATTGCGGCATCACCTACATCTCGTACAACAACAAGCATGCCCAGCTGCCAACGACGACGCTGCCGGCCAGCACGACGCTcccggcggcggcggccaccCTCGCCACCACGGCGGCAAtccaccagcagcggcagcagcagacccaCGCCCAGACCCACAACCGCCCTGCCCCACTGCAGCTGTGTGCCAGCGATGTCCAGTTCGTGGATGCCGGCACCTCGACGTCGCCCCTGCTGGCCGCCACCAGTATTGTGACGGCAGCGGACATCGCCTTGCCGCCGAGCGGCGGCCATCTCCACGGCACAACGACGCCCAAGACCGAGTACTCGACGGCCATTTCCAGCGGACAGTTGCAGCAGGCCTTTGCcgagctgcagttgcagtacTCCACCAATAACAACACCtcacagcagcaccagcagcaccagcagcagcagccacagacacagacacagacacatttCCATCAGCAACATTTAATtttaagcaacaacaataatagcAATAATTCCATCGCATCCAGCGGCATCACGACAGCAGCGGCCacagcggcaacggcggcaGCCACAGCGGCATCCGTGATGAAGAATTGTGATCTACTGATAGCCAACAATCTGTATCCACCGAGACGAGAG TTACTAGATGACGTCATTGTTCATCAATCCAGCGATGTCCATGCATACAACACCAATGTAGCgacagccaacagcagcaacaatcgatcccagcagcagcagcagcaattgctGAGTGCCGCctacgagcagcagcagcaacaactcttgcaacagcagcagcagcagctgcaacacaGTCCCACAAGTAGCATATCAATAGGAAGAACAGAACTTTTATTGGGTGATCAGAGTCTGCGGCAGGACTCCAGCAG GAACCGCCGGCGCTCCGGCTCAAGCATAGTTGTCCTGGACGGTGATGATCTGAAGCCATGTCTCCCGGATGATTATATAAGTGGACAGCATCATcatttgcaacaacaacagcagcaccaacagcatccacaccagcagcagcagcaacagcaacagcaacagcagcagcagcactatcGCACGCATTCGAGCGACATAAGAGAGATTGACCAGGAAATGCTGACCATGCTGTCCGTGAATCAAGATAACG GACCACATCGTGAGATGGCCGTCGATTGTCCGGACACGTTCATAGCGCGCAACAAGACGCCACCCAGATATCCGCCACCCCGTCCACCGCAG CTCAATGGCAATGTCAAGCCCGTGCCACCGCCCCGAGATCATCTACGGGTGGAGAAGGATGGCCGGCTGGTCAACTGTTCGCCCGCCCCCCAACTGCCGGATCGTCGGGCAgcgggcaacggcaacggcagcagtggcagccacagtcAACAACACCACCTGCAGCAGTtgcaccaccaacagcagcagcagcatctgcaccaccagcagcagcagcagcagatcgcCCAGATTGTGGAGCCCACGCTGGAGCAGCTGGACAGCATCAAGAAGTACCAG GAGCAACTGCGCCGCCGacgcgaggaggaggagcgcaTCGCCCAGCAGAATGAGTTCCTCCGGAACAGTCTGCGCGGCTCTCGCAAGCTGAAGGCGCTCCAGGACTCGGCCACGCCCGGCAAGGCCATCGCcatggcccagcagcagcagccggcgcCGACGGGACTGGCAGCCATGCCCTTGCCCGCCGGTGTGGAGAACGAGGCGTATCTGCCGGATGAAGATCAGGCGCAGCCacagctgcagccgcagccagAGCAGATCGATG GCTACGGCGAGCTGATCGCGGCCCTCACCCGCCTCCAGAGCCAGCTGAGCAAGAGCGGCCTCAGCACGCTGGCCGGACGCGTCTCGGCAGCCCACAGCGTTCTGGCCAGCGCCAGTGTGGCCCACGTGCTGGCCGCCCGTACCGCCGTCCTGCAGCGCCGACGCCCCCGCGTCAGCGGCCCCCTGCACCACAACGCCCTCGGCCTGCAGAAGGACATCGTGGAGCTGCTCACCCAGTCGAACACCGCGGCGGCCATCGAGCTGGGCAACCTGCTCACCAGCCACGAGATGGAGGGCCTCCTGCTAGCCCACGACCGCATCGCCAACCACACGGACGGCACGCCCTCGCCCACGCCGACGCCCACACCCGCCGGTGGATTGGGTTCGATGAGCGGAGCCAGCAGTCCGGTGTTAGCGGCGAAGAGAGCGGCGATGGCCGGTGGGGTGGTGGTGCCACCACCGGTGGTCCCCGTCCCGTCAACGCTGGCGCAGCGCGGAGCAATGCCGCTGCCGCGGGGCGAGTCgcccccaccgccgccgctgccaatgccaatgcccatGGCCATGCCGATGAGTGCCTGCTTTGGAACGCTCAACGACCAGAACGACAACATCCGAATAATCCAGATCGAGAAGTCGACGGAGCCGCTGGGCGCCACCGTGCGCAATGAGGGTGAGGCGGTGGTCATTGGGCGGATCGTGCGCGGCGGAGCCGCCGAGAAGTCCGGCCTGCTCCACGAGGGCGACGAGATCCTGGAGGTGAACGGCCAGGAGCTGCGCGGCAAGACTGTGAACGAGGTGTGCGCCCTGCTCGGTGCGATGCAGGGCACGCTGACGTTCCTCATCGTGCCGGCGGGCAGTCCGCCGTCTGGGGGCCTTGGGGGCCTCGGCCTTCCCGGCAGCCTGGCCGGCAGCGGCGGACCCGGCTCGGGGCTGGGGGCACACCGGGACACGGCCGTTCTGCATGTACGGGCGCACTTCGACTACGACCCGGAGGACGATTTGTACATTCCGTGCCGGGAGCTGGGCATCAGCTTCCAGAAGGGCGATGTGCTGCACGTGATCAGCCGCGAGGACCCCAACTGGTGGCAGGCGTACCGCGAGGGCGAGGAGGACCAGACGCTGGCCGGCCTCATTCCTAGTCAGTCGTTTCAGCACCAGCGCGAGACCATGAAGCTGGCCATCGCCGAGGAGGCGGGCCTGGCCCGCTCCCGTGGCAAGGACGGGGCCAGCAGCAAGGGTGCCACCCTGCTCTGTGCGCGCAAGGGCcgcaaaaagaagaagaaggccaGCTCCGAGGCCGG CTATCCCTTGTACGCCACGACGGCGCCGGACGAGACCGATCCGGAGGAGATACTCACCTACGAGGAGGTGGCCCTGTACTATCCGCGGGCCACCCACAAGCGGCCCATCGTCCTGATCGGACCGCCCAACATCGGACGCCACGAGCTGCGCCAGCGCCTAATGGCGGACTCTGAGCGCTTCTCCGCCGCAGTGCCAC ACACATCACGTGCCCGGAGGGAGGGCGAGGTGCCCGGTGTCGACTATCACTTCATCACGCGCCAGGCCTTCGAAGCGGACATTCTGGCCCGTCGCTTCGTGGAGCACGGGGAGTACGAGAAGGCCTACTACG GCACATCACTGGAGGCCATACGAACGGTGGTGGCCAGCGGCAAGATCTGCGTCCTCAATCTGCATCCGCAGAGCCTGAAGCTGCTGCGAGCCTCCGACCTCAAGCCCTATGTGGTACTGGTGGCGCCCCCCAGCCTCGACAAGCTGCGGCAGAAGAAGCTGCGCAATGGGGAACCATTCAAG GAGGAAGAGCTCAAAGACATCATTGCCACGGCCAGGGACATGGAGGCCCGATGGGGGCATCTCTTCGAcatgatcatcatcaacaaTGACACGGAGCGCGCCTAccaccagctgctggccgAGATCAATTCGCTGGAGCGCGAGCCGCAGTGGGTGCCCGCCCAGTGGGTGCACAACAATCGGGACGAGTCATAG
- the sdt gene encoding uncharacterized protein sdt isoform X2 yields the protein MQGNSSRSTLSAQSSGTPSASTISSSQGKQQVVELSGYVIILVENVEGKIKLYGSPPDRDNLEVGDEILEVNGLSLENISRTEVIRHIHDCIKSCTICLRVRKKNDSRLAWDIGNSVQDAFVIAVEEHARERLQRLAALNRVTPVDITQLSKKLQQSGKSGTTTSQKPQDLSFLNDSTPIYVTSFTSNQITCCSSTMTTATAGGPISAPMLAPTTATCTMPTPAVEQQAASQGASALVSAAVAAATAADRNANSTTAAALKQQRQKQLPSSACNTATAISAVATSSSTSSATGQIYQASQAQQQQLQQLQQQLAAAAAAGKPLQAKSLLATSLQHLAEEVDNEDLDDDDDDVDGANYCGITYISYNNKHAQLPTTTLPASTTLPAAAATLATTAAIHQQRQQQTHAQTHNRPAPLQLCASDVQFVDAGTSTSPLLAATSIVTAADIALPPSGGHLHGTTTPKTEYSTAISSGQLQQAFAELQLQYSTNNNTSQQHQQHQQQQPQTQTQTHFHQQHLILSNNNNSNNSIASSGITTAAATAATAAATAASVMKNCDLLIANNLYPPRRELLDDVIVHQSSDVHAYNTNVATANSSNNRSQQQQQQLLSAAYEQQQQQLLQQQQQQLQHSPTSSISIGRTELLLGDQSLRQDSSRNRRRSGSSIVVLDGDDLKPCLPDDYISGQHHHLQQQQQHQQHPHQQQQQQQQQQQQQHYRTHSSDIREIDQEMLTMLSVNQDNGPHREMAVDCPDTFIARNKTPPRYPPPRPPQTAGAVAATTTTTATNTTTQVAEQQTPCNNKMQQKTTSNSSNNNSGSGSGNGSSNMTDDFLCVVDGGLYRSQDSGSPTSTGTFDEVLSKHTLDSFGSIAYRHLHQQQPQQQQQQQQATSNGNSNSSGCGSGTTATPSKGQTPVDDQTLASSNTCHTSNTSNSNSLNSSNSSMHTSNSSTSHIASAASSSLTAPTSISNSNSSSGDSNGSSSTVPDDLSLAPPGYEPVVALLPPLPPMTKHRELPVDVPDSFIEIVKTPPRYPPPAHLSSRGSLLSNGSASTAQTTLSSLPPAPVAAVGPATAAVAATATATAAGGGGGSVSGIGGDAKRVSDELNGNVKPVPPPRDHLRVEKDGRLVNCSPAPQLPDRRAAGNGNGSSGSHSQQHHLQQLHHQQQQQHLHHQQQQQQIAQIVEPTLEQLDSIKKYQEQLRRRREEEERIAQQNEFLRNSLRGSRKLKALQDSATPGKAIAMAQQQQPAPTGLAAMPLPAGVENEAYLPDEDQAQPQLQPQPEQIDGYGELIAALTRLQSQLSKSGLSTLAGRVSAAHSVLASASVAHVLAARTAVLQRRRPRVSGPLHHNALGLQKDIVELLTQSNTAAAIELGNLLTSHEMEGLLLAHDRIANHTDGTPSPTPTPTPAGGLGSMSGASSPVLAAKRAAMAGGVVVPPPVVPVPSTLAQRGAMPLPRGESPPPPPLPMPMPMAMPMSACFGTLNDQNDNIRIIQIEKSTEPLGATVRNEGEAVVIGRIVRGGAAEKSGLLHEGDEILEVNGQELRGKTVNEVCALLGAMQGTLTFLIVPAGSPPSGGLGGLGLPGSLAGSGGPGSGLGAHRDTAVLHVRAHFDYDPEDDLYIPCRELGISFQKGDVLHVISREDPNWWQAYREGEEDQTLAGLIPSQSFQHQRETMKLAIAEEAGLARSRGKDGASSKGATLLCARKGRKKKKKASSEAGYPLYATTAPDETDPEEILTYEEVALYYPRATHKRPIVLIGPPNIGRHELRQRLMADSERFSAAVPHTSRARREGEVPGVDYHFITRQAFEADILARRFVEHGEYEKAYYGTSLEAIRTVVASGKICVLNLHPQSLKLLRASDLKPYVVLVAPPSLDKLRQKKLRNGEPFKEEELKDIIATARDMEARWGHLFDMIIINNDTERAYHQLLAEINSLEREPQWVPAQWVHNNRDES from the exons ctgcagcaaaGTGGAAAGAGCGGGACAACGACAAGCCAGAAGCCGCAGGATCTCAGTTTCCTGAACGACTCGACGCCCATCTATGTGACGTCCTTCACCAGCAACCAGATCACGTGCTGCAGCTCCACCATGACAACGGCCACGGCGGGCGGCCCCATCTCCGCCCCAATGCTGGCACCCACCACAGCGACCTGCACGATGCCCACGCCCGCCGTCGAGCAGCAGGCGGCCAGCCAGGGGGCCTCCGCACTGGTAAGTGCCGCTGTGGCAGCGGCCACCGCCGCCGATCGCAATGCCAACAGTACCACCGCAGCGGCCCTcaagcagcagaggcagaagcagctTCCGAGCTCCGCGTGCAACACCGCCACAGCGATCAGCGCCGTCGCGACAAGCAGCTCGACCAGCAGCGCCACCGGACAGATCTACCAGGCGAgccaggcccagcagcagcagctgcagcagctccagcagcagctggcggcggccgccgctgcGGGGAAGCCCCTCCAGGCCAAGTCCCTGCTCGCGACCAGCCTCCAGCATCTGGCCGAGGAGGTGGACAACGAGGAcctcgacgacgacgacgacgacgtggACGGGGCCAACTATTGCGGCATCACCTACATCTCGTACAACAACAAGCATGCCCAGCTGCCAACGACGACGCTGCCGGCCAGCACGACGCTcccggcggcggcggccaccCTCGCCACCACGGCGGCAAtccaccagcagcggcagcagcagacccaCGCCCAGACCCACAACCGCCCTGCCCCACTGCAGCTGTGTGCCAGCGATGTCCAGTTCGTGGATGCCGGCACCTCGACGTCGCCCCTGCTGGCCGCCACCAGTATTGTGACGGCAGCGGACATCGCCTTGCCGCCGAGCGGCGGCCATCTCCACGGCACAACGACGCCCAAGACCGAGTACTCGACGGCCATTTCCAGCGGACAGTTGCAGCAGGCCTTTGCcgagctgcagttgcagtacTCCACCAATAACAACACCtcacagcagcaccagcagcaccagcagcagcagccacagacacagacacagacacatttCCATCAGCAACATTTAATtttaagcaacaacaataatagcAATAATTCCATCGCATCCAGCGGCATCACGACAGCAGCGGCCacagcggcaacggcggcaGCCACAGCGGCATCCGTGATGAAGAATTGTGATCTACTGATAGCCAACAATCTGTATCCACCGAGACGAGAG TTACTAGATGACGTCATTGTTCATCAATCCAGCGATGTCCATGCATACAACACCAATGTAGCgacagccaacagcagcaacaatcgatcccagcagcagcagcagcaattgctGAGTGCCGCctacgagcagcagcagcaacaactcttgcaacagcagcagcagcagctgcaacacaGTCCCACAAGTAGCATATCAATAGGAAGAACAGAACTTTTATTGGGTGATCAGAGTCTGCGGCAGGACTCCAGCAG GAACCGCCGGCGCTCCGGCTCAAGCATAGTTGTCCTGGACGGTGATGATCTGAAGCCATGTCTCCCGGATGATTATATAAGTGGACAGCATCATcatttgcaacaacaacagcagcaccaacagcatccacaccagcagcagcagcaacagcaacagcaacagcagcagcagcactatcGCACGCATTCGAGCGACATAAGAGAGATTGACCAGGAAATGCTGACCATGCTGTCCGTGAATCAAGATAACG GACCACATCGTGAGATGGCCGTCGATTGTCCGGACACGTTCATAGCGCGCAACAAGACGCCACCCAGATATCCGCCACCCCGTCCACCGCAG acaGCGGGGGCagttgcagcaacaacaacaacaacagccacaaacaCAACCACACAAGTGGCAGAACAGCAGACGCCATGCAACaataaaatgcaacaaaagacaacgagcaacagcagcaacaacaacagcggtAGCGGTAGCGgtaacggcagcagcaacatgacAGATGACTTCCTCTGCGTGGTGGATGGCGGCCTCTATCGCAGCCAGGACTCTGGCTCGCCCACGTCGACAGGCACCTTCGACGAGGTCCTGAGCAAGCATACCCTGGACTCCTTCGGCAGCATTGCCTACCGCCActtgcaccagcagcagccgcagcaacagcagcagcaacagcaagcgACGAGTaacggcaacagcaatagcagcgGATGTGGCAGTGGAACCACTGCCACGCCCAGCAAGGGGCAAACGCCTGTGGACGATCAGaccttggccagcagcaacacgTGCCACACAAGCAACACAAGCAACAGCAATTCGctgaacagcagcaacagctccatgcacaccagcaacagcagcaccagtcaCATTGCAagtgccgcctcctcctcgctgACGGCCCCCACCAGCAttagcaatagcaacagcagcagcggggaCAGCAACGGGAGCAGCTCGACCGTGCCCGATGACCTAAGCCTTGCCCCACCCGGCTATGAGCCAGTGGTGGCACTGCTGCCGCCCCTGCCACCGATGACCAAGCACCGGGAGCTGCCCGTCGATGTGCCTGACAGCTTCATTGAGATCGTGAAGACGCCGCCGCGATATCCGCCGCCGGCACATCTCTCCTCGCGCGGATCGCTGCTCTCCAATGGCAGTGCCTCCACGGCCCAGACCACGCTCTCCtcgctgcctcctgcccctgtTGCCGCTGTGGggcctgccactgccgctgtcgctgccactgcaactgcaactgctgctggcggtggcggtgggaGTGTCAGTGGCATAGGCGGCGATGCGAAGCGGGTGTCTGATGAG CTCAATGGCAATGTCAAGCCCGTGCCACCGCCCCGAGATCATCTACGGGTGGAGAAGGATGGCCGGCTGGTCAACTGTTCGCCCGCCCCCCAACTGCCGGATCGTCGGGCAgcgggcaacggcaacggcagcagtggcagccacagtcAACAACACCACCTGCAGCAGTtgcaccaccaacagcagcagcagcatctgcaccaccagcagcagcagcagcagatcgcCCAGATTGTGGAGCCCACGCTGGAGCAGCTGGACAGCATCAAGAAGTACCAG GAGCAACTGCGCCGCCGacgcgaggaggaggagcgcaTCGCCCAGCAGAATGAGTTCCTCCGGAACAGTCTGCGCGGCTCTCGCAAGCTGAAGGCGCTCCAGGACTCGGCCACGCCCGGCAAGGCCATCGCcatggcccagcagcagcagccggcgcCGACGGGACTGGCAGCCATGCCCTTGCCCGCCGGTGTGGAGAACGAGGCGTATCTGCCGGATGAAGATCAGGCGCAGCCacagctgcagccgcagccagAGCAGATCGATG GCTACGGCGAGCTGATCGCGGCCCTCACCCGCCTCCAGAGCCAGCTGAGCAAGAGCGGCCTCAGCACGCTGGCCGGACGCGTCTCGGCAGCCCACAGCGTTCTGGCCAGCGCCAGTGTGGCCCACGTGCTGGCCGCCCGTACCGCCGTCCTGCAGCGCCGACGCCCCCGCGTCAGCGGCCCCCTGCACCACAACGCCCTCGGCCTGCAGAAGGACATCGTGGAGCTGCTCACCCAGTCGAACACCGCGGCGGCCATCGAGCTGGGCAACCTGCTCACCAGCCACGAGATGGAGGGCCTCCTGCTAGCCCACGACCGCATCGCCAACCACACGGACGGCACGCCCTCGCCCACGCCGACGCCCACACCCGCCGGTGGATTGGGTTCGATGAGCGGAGCCAGCAGTCCGGTGTTAGCGGCGAAGAGAGCGGCGATGGCCGGTGGGGTGGTGGTGCCACCACCGGTGGTCCCCGTCCCGTCAACGCTGGCGCAGCGCGGAGCAATGCCGCTGCCGCGGGGCGAGTCgcccccaccgccgccgctgccaatgccaatgcccatGGCCATGCCGATGAGTGCCTGCTTTGGAACGCTCAACGACCAGAACGACAACATCCGAATAATCCAGATCGAGAAGTCGACGGAGCCGCTGGGCGCCACCGTGCGCAATGAGGGTGAGGCGGTGGTCATTGGGCGGATCGTGCGCGGCGGAGCCGCCGAGAAGTCCGGCCTGCTCCACGAGGGCGACGAGATCCTGGAGGTGAACGGCCAGGAGCTGCGCGGCAAGACTGTGAACGAGGTGTGCGCCCTGCTCGGTGCGATGCAGGGCACGCTGACGTTCCTCATCGTGCCGGCGGGCAGTCCGCCGTCTGGGGGCCTTGGGGGCCTCGGCCTTCCCGGCAGCCTGGCCGGCAGCGGCGGACCCGGCTCGGGGCTGGGGGCACACCGGGACACGGCCGTTCTGCATGTACGGGCGCACTTCGACTACGACCCGGAGGACGATTTGTACATTCCGTGCCGGGAGCTGGGCATCAGCTTCCAGAAGGGCGATGTGCTGCACGTGATCAGCCGCGAGGACCCCAACTGGTGGCAGGCGTACCGCGAGGGCGAGGAGGACCAGACGCTGGCCGGCCTCATTCCTAGTCAGTCGTTTCAGCACCAGCGCGAGACCATGAAGCTGGCCATCGCCGAGGAGGCGGGCCTGGCCCGCTCCCGTGGCAAGGACGGGGCCAGCAGCAAGGGTGCCACCCTGCTCTGTGCGCGCAAGGGCcgcaaaaagaagaagaaggccaGCTCCGAGGCCGG CTATCCCTTGTACGCCACGACGGCGCCGGACGAGACCGATCCGGAGGAGATACTCACCTACGAGGAGGTGGCCCTGTACTATCCGCGGGCCACCCACAAGCGGCCCATCGTCCTGATCGGACCGCCCAACATCGGACGCCACGAGCTGCGCCAGCGCCTAATGGCGGACTCTGAGCGCTTCTCCGCCGCAGTGCCAC ACACATCACGTGCCCGGAGGGAGGGCGAGGTGCCCGGTGTCGACTATCACTTCATCACGCGCCAGGCCTTCGAAGCGGACATTCTGGCCCGTCGCTTCGTGGAGCACGGGGAGTACGAGAAGGCCTACTACG GCACATCACTGGAGGCCATACGAACGGTGGTGGCCAGCGGCAAGATCTGCGTCCTCAATCTGCATCCGCAGAGCCTGAAGCTGCTGCGAGCCTCCGACCTCAAGCCCTATGTGGTACTGGTGGCGCCCCCCAGCCTCGACAAGCTGCGGCAGAAGAAGCTGCGCAATGGGGAACCATTCAAG GAGGAAGAGCTCAAAGACATCATTGCCACGGCCAGGGACATGGAGGCCCGATGGGGGCATCTCTTCGAcatgatcatcatcaacaaTGACACGGAGCGCGCCTAccaccagctgctggccgAGATCAATTCGCTGGAGCGCGAGCCGCAGTGGGTGCCCGCCCAGTGGGTGCACAACAATCGGGACGAGTCATAG